The Kiritimatiellia bacterium region GATCGGGTTCCCCCACCCCGAAATCCAGCAGTTCAACATCCGGATGTTCCTTGCGCGCGGCCGCCTTGGCGCGCTTTATTTTTTCAAATTTATAGATTTGCGCGGAAAGCCCGAACGCGGCCCCGCCTATTCTTTCGGCAAAAAGCTGTTGAATATCCATGGTTAAAATCCTTTCTGGAAACAATGCTTATCATAAAAAGGCGGTTTGCGCAAGACGTGGGAAACCCTGCTTAACTTATCGCCATTCAGATTTGACCCCGATTCTCCAAGGTCAGGGGCGTTTCTAACAGCGGTCGGGCCGCGGCGGGTCCACCAGGAACCGGATATTCTTGACCGCTCCGCGGCCGATTTCATCCTGTATTTTTTGCAGGAGAAAGTCCGCGTGGAAACGTTTGATTTCCGCCAGCCAGGCGGAACTGTCAACCGCGACATACAGAACGTTCTCATGCAACCGGTCGGGCCGGGCGTGAGCCGCGATGCGTTCTCCCGCGATAACATTCCATTTTGCCTGAATCCCGCTCATAACCGAACCGGACTGGGCATCCAGCCTGGCAAAGATCTGCGCAATGGCCGGGCGCAGGGATAAATCAGGCTCGGCCGGCGGCGGTTTAGAATCGGTTAATCTTAACCGTTCCCGCGCCAGCATCCATTTGCTCCGGTCGGATTTGCGGGCCGCGGCCATTTATTTCGCGGCCCCTGATTTTACCGGCGGTTGTTTGTCGGTTTTTTTAATGGAAACATTCCCGCCGGCGGCCAGCCCAAACCGCAGGACGGATTTTTCCGGAAAGACCTGCAACGCATTTTTCAACATGCTTTGATCCATGTTGCCCCCTCCTCATCCCGCATTTTTTACGGACGCTACTTTCACGAAAGTTACTACCTGAAAAAAACATCCAATACAAGCAGAATCAGATTTGTATTTTCCGGCCGGTTTCGGCCGGCGCGATAATGACTGATATATCCTGGTCAGGCGGTCCGGCCGGCTTCGGCATACACCTCGCCATAGGCGGAGAGCATGGGCTCAAGCGCGAAATCCACGCGTCCGCGCGCCAAGGCCGCCGCCCGCCGCCCGGCGTAATTCCGCATCAGATTCAGCGCCGCAGTTTGGAGGGCTTCCTGCGTGAAAGCAGAAACCACCTCGCCGCATTGTGTTGCGCGCACATAATCCGCCATGGGAATACAGGCGGAAACCAGCGCCGGTTTTCCCGCCGCAAGCGACTCCATCAGCGAATGCGGGAAAGCCTTGACCAGCTTTTCCGAATCCGCCAGAACGACCGTCGCGTGCACCCGCGCCAGAACGCGGTTCACGTCAATCCATTCATTGATGATCTCCACCCGCGGCGTCAAGCCGTATCGGACAACGCGCGTTTTTAACTCATCGGCCAGCCAGCCGCGCCACAAAAACACCAGGCGCACCGGGACCGCCCCGGATGCTGCCAGTTGCAAAAGCAGATCAATCCCCTTCCCGGCGAACTGGCGGCGAATCCATGGCGCCGACCCGACCAACAGGGTCAGTTCCCGCTCCAGCGGACAGGGCGTGTGCGTGAAACGCGCCGTATCAATGCCCGGCCGGATCAGACGGTAACGCGCCCCCGGCCACGATTTGAACACCGCCGCATCGCGCGGGTTGGAAGTAACCAGCGTGTGGACGCGTTTCAGCCAGTCCGGCCGGCGGCCGCCGGGCAAAATGCCCGCTCCGGCAATCGCCGAATAAACCAGCGGCCGCCGCAGAAAACGCAGCCAGGGAAAGGGATAGAGCGTGGCATAATAAAGATGATGAATGGCGGTTGTTTTTTCCAGCCGGCGCAAAGCCGCTATCCGGTGAAGGCCGTAAAGCTGTTTCGGGTAAATCCGGCTGGGACGGCGCAGGGGATAGAGCTGGAGGATGCCGCCGCCGAAACGCCGGCGCAGAAACTCCGCCTCCTGAAACACCGCGTCCGTGTCCGGAATGCGCGGCCATGGCGAACTGAGGTGATAGAGAATGTTCATTTCTTTTTTTTTCTCGGCCGGCGCAGCCAGTTCCAGGCCAGCTCCCGCAAGGGCGGCTCCGGCATTTTTTTTGCCAGCAAACGGTCAAGCGCCTCAAGCGGCACAACGATGTTTTTCAACGTCCGGCGGCGCGCCCGGCACACATGGGGCAGGCACGCCAGGAACGAACAATAGCCGGCAAGCGACGCCAGCGGCCGCCGGTACGCAACCAGGAAATACCACTGGCCGTAAATCAATGAAAGCGCATGGCGCAACAAAAGCCGCGCGGGCACGTTTTTTAAAAACAATAAAAGCCGGTTGCGGGTCACGAGACGCACGTAACGCGCCGAAGATATGCCGCTGCCGTGTCCCTGGTGAAGAACTTCCGCCTCCGGCACGAACAAACATCGGTAACCTCTCATGCGGGCGCGCAACCCAAGGTCCAAATCTTCAAGATAGGCGAAAAACCGTTCGTCAAAACCGCCCAGAGTTTCCAGCAAACTGCGGCGGTAGAGAGCGGCGCCGGCGCAGGCCGAAAAAACCTCCTCGCTGCGGCCAAAGAAATCCGCCGGCTGACCGTGCCCCCGCTTGGCGGCGGCTCCCTGCCACGAGAGGATGTCGCCGCAATTATCAACCAAGGCAGGATTGCCCATTGAGAGCATTCGGGAGGCCAGGCAGCCGACCTCCGGTCCGCCCGCATCCATGGCGTGAACCAGGTGTTGCAACCAGTCCGGACGCGGCTGCGCGTCCGTGTTGAGCAAAACGACGTATTCGGAAGAGCATTGGCGGATGCCGGCATTGACTGCGGCCGCAAAGCCGCGGTTGCGTTCAAACTTTATTACGCTGACCCGCGGATAGGCGCGCGCCAGTTCGCGGCTGTTGTCAACCGACCCGTTGTCAACCATGATTACCAGAAAGTCGCGGAATGACTGCGCCGCGAGGGCGCGCAGGCAGGCCGGCAGCCAATCCGCGCCGTTCCAGACGGGAATAACAACCGTAACGCGTGGTGTAGTATTCATAAAATCAAGCCCCGAACAAATCATTCCGGTTCCCGAAACGTCCTGCCAGGCCGTCGCGCAAGGCCAGAAGGACGGCGCGCGCCGCCGCCGGCCGGCCGCAGAGGATGGCGCGCGCCGCCATGGCGGCGCCGCAGCCAAGCCAAAACCCGAACAAACGGCGGCGCGCCGGCTCATGGCGGCGAATGAAAAGGAACCGGTTGCGCAGATTGTAATACCGGTAAAGTGTGTCGCGCAGTCTCCCCCCGGCGGGCGCATGCAGGGCAAGCGCCTGCGGGGAAATCGCGCAGGTCCAACCCGCCGATTGCGCCCGGCGGCAAAAATCGGCCATCTCCCCGCTGAAAAAATAGGCTTCTTCCAGCAAGCCTACGCTTCGCAGTAAACTCGTACGGATGACAACCGCCGTCCCGGGCACGTAAGCCGCCACCCGGAGTGAATTGGCGTCCATCGGCCTGCCATCAGGGGTTTCAACACAGACGGAAGCGCCATGGCTTGCCGCGCGGCCGCCGGGCGGATAAACAATGCGCGTTTGCGGAAACCGGGCAATATCCCGTCCGCCGGCGGAAATTGTCCGGCGGCTTCCCTGGCGCGCCTCAAGGAGAGGGCCGACAACGCCCAGGCGCGGGTTCTCGTCCAGCGCCGCGAGCAATTGCACGAGGTGAGGTTCTGAAATGACGGCGTCGTTATTCAGCAACAGCACGGCTTCCGATTCGGACGATATTATTCTCCGCAACGCCGCGTTGTTACCGCCGGCGAAACCAAGGTTGCGTTCGTTGTAAATATATGAAACAACCGGGCAGGATTGCGGGATCAAATCGCGGCGGCTGTCGTTTGAAGCGTTGTCAACCACCCATACCGTTGAAGGGGCGCGGCGAAACGCAAGCAACGAATTCACACAGCGGATGGTCGCCGCGGCCTGGTTCCAGTTAATGATGACCGCGTCCCATTTCATGGCGTTTTCTCCGGAACAAATGCGGCGGCCGGCGGCCGGTCCCAATAATAACGATGCAAGCTTAAAGCGCGGGCCAGGCGGCGGGGAAGGCGCGCGCCGAAATGACCGAGAAAAGCGCCGGCGGCTTTGGCCATGTTATAGAGGCAGTAATAGGGAAAATAGAGCGGGTGCCGGCGCAG contains the following coding sequences:
- a CDS encoding glycosyltransferase family 2 protein, with protein sequence MNTTPRVTVVIPVWNGADWLPACLRALAAQSFRDFLVIMVDNGSVDNSRELARAYPRVSVIKFERNRGFAAAVNAGIRQCSSEYVVLLNTDAQPRPDWLQHLVHAMDAGGPEVGCLASRMLSMGNPALVDNCGDILSWQGAAAKRGHGQPADFFGRSEEVFSACAGAALYRRSLLETLGGFDERFFAYLEDLDLGLRARMRGYRCLFVPEAEVLHQGHGSGISSARYVRLVTRNRLLLFLKNVPARLLLRHALSLIYGQWYFLVAYRRPLASLAGYCSFLACLPHVCRARRRTLKNIVVPLEALDRLLAKKMPEPPLRELAWNWLRRPRKKKK
- a CDS encoding glycosyltransferase, which codes for MNILYHLSSPWPRIPDTDAVFQEAEFLRRRFGGGILQLYPLRRPSRIYPKQLYGLHRIAALRRLEKTTAIHHLYYATLYPFPWLRFLRRPLVYSAIAGAGILPGGRRPDWLKRVHTLVTSNPRDAAVFKSWPGARYRLIRPGIDTARFTHTPCPLERELTLLVGSAPWIRRQFAGKGIDLLLQLAASGAVPVRLVFLWRGWLADELKTRVVRYGLTPRVEIINEWIDVNRVLARVHATVVLADSEKLVKAFPHSLMESLAAGKPALVSACIPMADYVRATQCGEVVSAFTQEALQTAALNLMRNYAGRRAAALARGRVDFALEPMLSAYGEVYAEAGRTA
- a CDS encoding glycosyltransferase family 2 protein; the protein is MKWDAVIINWNQAAATIRCVNSLLAFRRAPSTVWVVDNASNDSRRDLIPQSCPVVSYIYNERNLGFAGGNNAALRRIISSESEAVLLLNNDAVISEPHLVQLLAALDENPRLGVVGPLLEARQGSRRTISAGGRDIARFPQTRIVYPPGGRAASHGASVCVETPDGRPMDANSLRVAAYVPGTAVVIRTSLLRSVGLLEEAYFFSGEMADFCRRAQSAGWTCAISPQALALHAPAGGRLRDTLYRYYNLRNRFLFIRRHEPARRRLFGFWLGCGAAMAARAILCGRPAAARAVLLALRDGLAGRFGNRNDLFGA
- a CDS encoding DUF721 domain-containing protein, with amino-acid sequence MAAARKSDRSKWMLARERLRLTDSKPPPAEPDLSLRPAIAQIFARLDAQSGSVMSGIQAKWNVIAGERIAAHARPDRLHENVLYVAVDSSAWLAEIKRFHADFLLQKIQDEIGRGAVKNIRFLVDPPRPDRC
- a CDS encoding LL-diaminopimelate aminotransferase (catalyzes the formation of oxalozcetate and L-glutamate from L-aspartate and 2-oxoglutarate), which translates into the protein MDIQQLFAERIGGAAFGLSAQIYKFEKIKRAKAAARKEHPDVELLDFGVGEPD